A single window of Modestobacter italicus DNA harbors:
- a CDS encoding sigma 54-interacting transcriptional regulator yields the protein MAWFTVSGSRTGESAVQDVAAGLRDRGLHEGRPVSAGEPGVVLVAGDPARAEDVVHAAASGGRVLVALGAGARADPWRLLECGAEDVVPLSSEDDADHLLARLERWAAVDAIVESDAVRSVALGSAHRWKAVLREVVEMARFTTSSMLLTGETGTGKEVVARLVHDLDPRPRRRELVLLDCTTIVPSLSGSEFFGHEKGAFTGASGARSGAFGMADHGTLFLDEVGELPAELQAALLRVVQEGTYKPVGGSQWQHTSFRLLAATNRDLRAESDAGRFRRDLYFRLAAVTVRLPPLRERREDVVPLFHHFLSQARPGQQPLALDPAVVDLLQRRPYPGNVRDLSQLAVRVGTRHVGDGPVSPGDISPDDRPGLSDGAGAPTQEAVAGGRDPDTWDERLEQAIRLSLRAGIGIKQLKSLVPEIATDIAMAETDGPAAAARMLGISRRALDYRTAGGAAEPDQAARPDAASNS from the coding sequence ATGGCGTGGTTCACGGTCAGCGGCAGCCGCACCGGTGAGAGCGCGGTCCAGGACGTCGCCGCCGGTCTCCGCGACCGGGGTCTGCACGAGGGTCGACCCGTGTCCGCCGGCGAGCCGGGCGTCGTCCTCGTCGCCGGTGACCCCGCGCGCGCCGAGGACGTGGTGCACGCTGCCGCGTCCGGCGGCCGGGTCCTCGTCGCCCTGGGCGCCGGCGCCCGGGCCGATCCGTGGCGGCTGCTCGAGTGCGGTGCCGAGGACGTCGTCCCCCTTTCTTCCGAGGACGACGCCGACCACCTGCTCGCCCGGCTCGAGCGCTGGGCGGCCGTGGACGCGATCGTGGAGTCCGACGCGGTCCGGTCCGTGGCGCTGGGGTCCGCGCACCGCTGGAAGGCGGTGCTCCGCGAGGTCGTCGAGATGGCCCGGTTCACCACCTCCTCGATGCTGCTCACCGGCGAGACGGGGACCGGCAAGGAGGTGGTGGCCCGCCTGGTCCACGACCTCGACCCGCGCCCCCGGCGCCGTGAGCTCGTGCTCCTCGACTGCACCACCATCGTCCCGTCGCTGTCGGGCAGTGAGTTCTTCGGGCACGAGAAGGGGGCGTTCACCGGCGCCAGCGGCGCCCGGTCCGGTGCCTTCGGGATGGCCGACCACGGCACGCTGTTCCTCGACGAGGTCGGCGAGCTGCCCGCCGAGCTGCAGGCCGCGCTGCTGCGCGTCGTCCAGGAGGGCACCTACAAGCCGGTCGGCGGCAGCCAGTGGCAGCACACCTCCTTCCGTCTGCTGGCCGCGACGAACCGGGACCTGCGCGCCGAGTCCGACGCCGGGCGCTTCCGCCGCGACCTCTACTTCCGGCTGGCCGCCGTCACGGTCCGCCTCCCACCGCTGCGCGAGCGCCGGGAGGACGTCGTCCCGCTGTTCCACCACTTCCTGTCCCAGGCGCGACCGGGGCAGCAGCCGCTCGCGCTCGACCCCGCCGTGGTCGACCTGCTCCAGCGACGGCCCTACCCCGGGAACGTGCGCGACCTCAGCCAGCTGGCAGTGCGGGTGGGCACCCGGCACGTCGGTGACGGGCCGGTGAGCCCCGGGGACATCTCGCCCGACGACCGCCCTGGGCTTTCGGACGGCGCTGGGGCCCCCACGCAGGAAGCAGTGGCCGGTGGCCGAGACCCGGACACCTGGGACGAGCGACTGGAGCAGGCGATCCGGCTGTCGCTGCGAGCGGGCATCGGGATCAAGCAGCTGAAGTCGCTGGTGCCGGAGATCGCCACCGACATCGCGATGGCGGAGACCGACGGCCCGGCCGCCGCAGCCCGCATGCTCGGCATCAGCCGCCGCGCACTGGACTACCGGACGGCCGGGGGCGCGGCCGAGCCGGATCAGGCCGCGCGACCCGACGCGGCGTCCAACTCGTAG
- a CDS encoding DoxX family protein gives MTPDGEPAGLRSRVDDVLTGISAGCGRCGPTALRLSLALVFVWFGALKVTGDTPVEGLIGATLPFLSSDVTVPVLGLVEIGLGLAVAVGRALPVVLLVLAGHLAGTFLTFVTAPGLMVTDGNPLLLTADGEFVLKNLVLISAALVLVGREARGPRTVA, from the coding sequence ATGACACCGGACGGAGAGCCGGCCGGGCTGCGGTCGCGGGTCGACGACGTCCTGACGGGCATCTCGGCCGGGTGCGGGCGCTGCGGTCCGACCGCTCTGCGCCTCTCCCTGGCACTGGTGTTCGTGTGGTTCGGCGCCCTGAAGGTCACCGGTGACACGCCCGTCGAAGGGCTCATCGGCGCGACGCTGCCGTTCCTCAGCTCGGACGTCACCGTGCCCGTCCTCGGCCTGGTGGAGATCGGCCTCGGCCTCGCCGTGGCGGTCGGCAGGGCGCTCCCGGTCGTGCTCCTCGTCCTGGCGGGGCACCTCGCCGGGACGTTCCTGACCTTCGTGACCGCGCCCGGGCTCATGGTCACCGACGGCAACCCGCTGCTGCTGACCGCCGACGGCGAGTTCGTCCTGAAGAACCTGGTCCTGATCAGCGCGGCCCTCGTGCTCGTCGGGCGGGAGGCCCGCGGACCGCGGACCGTCGCCTGA
- a CDS encoding RNA polymerase sigma factor codes for MDGDGDDSPVGELVAAALAGDVRCWNSLVQRYTPLLLSVVRRFRLDGSDAEDVVQTVWLRLVEQLGRIREAQALPGWIVTTARHECLHVLDGRRRVAPTDLADQGWPDGAGDPPVDTDLLAAERHEALLAALAELPERQRALLLVLLHDPPLPYEEVSQRLGIPVGSIGPTRARALDRIRSNPTMQALLRA; via the coding sequence TTGGACGGCGACGGGGACGACAGTCCGGTCGGGGAACTGGTCGCTGCCGCGCTGGCCGGTGACGTCCGGTGCTGGAACAGCCTCGTCCAGCGGTACACGCCCCTGCTGCTGTCCGTCGTCCGCCGGTTCCGGCTCGACGGCAGCGACGCCGAGGACGTCGTCCAGACGGTCTGGCTGAGGCTGGTCGAGCAGCTCGGCCGCATCCGCGAGGCCCAGGCGCTGCCCGGCTGGATCGTCACCACGGCCCGGCACGAGTGCCTGCACGTGCTCGACGGACGGCGTCGGGTCGCGCCCACGGACCTCGCCGACCAGGGCTGGCCGGACGGTGCCGGGGACCCGCCGGTCGACACCGACCTGCTGGCCGCCGAGCGGCACGAGGCACTGCTCGCGGCCCTGGCCGAGCTCCCCGAGCGGCAGCGGGCGCTGCTGCTGGTGCTGCTGCACGACCCCCCGCTGCCCTACGAGGAGGTCAGCCAGCGGCTCGGCATCCCGGTGGGGAGCATCGGCCCCACGCGCGCCCGTGCACTCGATCGCATCCGGTCCAACCCGACGATGCAGGCGCTGCTCCGGGCGTGA
- a CDS encoding cytochrome b5 domain-containing protein: MAPLCGPTPRQVIAEAERTNARLGHDNLGSLSTSRGFVPLQPPRLSFAPPHAAWDELTAQLPALYRDLAVRAALDAMPVLPAGPAALPDADLQRAATVLGVLGHAWVHGTPDGRTDLPDSVARPWAQVRHRLGRSPEPVLSYLDLIVHNWRLVGDGAAAPLRLPHLRLLVPAVDNQEEQVFYLSQLEILAGCAPIVPLVADAQDAVLADEPQALRAALDGIADVLRTTRRSLSSIDPRPHSATHVDPVVWAKTVAPFAVPWRPGVLGPSGTASPVVNLLDSFLGRSSHASQLGREIELHRRSYPRHWRSLLDAVDRVSVADHVAAHGRPDLTASWEAVRAAYAGDDGFLGRHRRKVYGYLSVAFTVGRSVTIGGFAGSPREHAWDEVDAALRQSQAERRADVRGGPPVPPRAPAAGPACPAAPARCRQLSVADLALHNDDRHGWWTAIGGRVHDVTGLLQHHPGGRAVLQAHAGLEASDAFLRAHVGRPGVERLLRSTEIGRLTRPATTCGAYPAWVRALGAVVELQNTYRLDRSLGRGTDLCVPDGRRASAFQTDRVADTHDRFVDGYLPQLAVELLLPLTGAAAAPAGRRPTGTPVATCYRDRMDDLDRRVATVKRLLCVGVRRCEAGGDADRVARELSRVAGRAVAVCLEESTCSTPRCRR; this comes from the coding sequence ATGGCACCGCTGTGCGGCCCGACGCCCCGGCAGGTGATCGCCGAGGCGGAGCGGACCAACGCACGACTCGGGCACGACAACCTGGGGTCGCTGTCGACCAGCCGGGGCTTCGTCCCGCTGCAGCCGCCACGGCTGTCCTTCGCTCCTCCCCACGCGGCCTGGGACGAGCTGACCGCCCAGCTGCCGGCCCTCTACCGTGACCTGGCGGTGCGCGCCGCACTCGACGCGATGCCCGTGCTCCCGGCCGGTCCGGCCGCGCTGCCGGATGCGGACCTGCAGCGAGCCGCCACGGTCCTGGGGGTCCTCGGCCACGCCTGGGTGCACGGCACCCCGGACGGGCGGACCGACCTGCCGGACAGCGTCGCCCGGCCCTGGGCACAGGTGCGACACCGGCTGGGGCGGTCGCCGGAACCGGTCCTGTCCTACCTCGACCTGATCGTGCACAACTGGCGCCTCGTGGGCGACGGTGCGGCTGCGCCTCTCCGGCTGCCCCACCTCCGACTGCTGGTCCCGGCAGTCGACAACCAGGAGGAGCAGGTCTTCTACCTGAGCCAGCTCGAGATCCTCGCCGGCTGCGCCCCGATCGTCCCGCTGGTCGCGGATGCCCAGGACGCGGTGCTGGCCGACGAGCCGCAGGCGTTGCGGGCAGCGCTGGACGGCATCGCCGACGTCCTCAGGACGACCCGCAGGTCGTTGTCCTCGATCGACCCGCGTCCGCACAGCGCCACGCACGTCGACCCGGTCGTGTGGGCCAAGACCGTCGCGCCGTTCGCCGTGCCGTGGCGGCCCGGTGTCCTCGGTCCGAGCGGTACCGCCTCGCCCGTCGTCAACCTGCTGGACTCGTTCCTCGGCAGGTCGTCGCACGCCAGCCAGCTGGGGCGCGAGATCGAGCTCCACCGGCGGAGCTACCCGCGGCACTGGCGGAGCCTGCTCGACGCGGTCGACCGGGTGTCCGTCGCCGACCACGTGGCGGCGCACGGCCGACCGGACCTGACCGCGTCGTGGGAGGCCGTCCGCGCCGCCTACGCGGGGGACGACGGCTTCCTGGGCCGGCACCGCCGCAAGGTGTACGGCTACCTGTCGGTGGCGTTCACGGTCGGCCGTTCGGTGACGATCGGCGGCTTCGCCGGCTCCCCCCGCGAGCACGCGTGGGACGAGGTCGACGCGGCGCTGAGGCAGTCGCAGGCCGAGCGCCGGGCCGACGTCCGGGGCGGGCCGCCGGTCCCGCCGCGCGCACCCGCCGCGGGGCCGGCATGCCCAGCAGCGCCGGCCCGGTGCCGGCAGCTCTCGGTCGCCGACCTGGCCCTGCACAACGACGACCGGCACGGGTGGTGGACGGCGATCGGTGGGCGCGTGCACGACGTCACCGGGCTGCTCCAGCACCATCCCGGTGGACGGGCCGTCCTGCAGGCGCACGCCGGCCTCGAGGCGTCCGATGCGTTCCTGCGGGCGCACGTCGGCCGCCCGGGGGTCGAACGGCTGCTGCGGTCCACCGAGATCGGCCGCCTGACCCGGCCGGCGACGACGTGTGGCGCGTACCCGGCCTGGGTCCGGGCTCTCGGAGCGGTCGTCGAGCTGCAGAACACCTACCGGCTGGACCGGAGCCTGGGCCGCGGGACCGACCTGTGCGTCCCCGACGGCCGGCGCGCGTCCGCCTTCCAGACCGACCGGGTGGCCGACACCCACGACCGGTTCGTGGACGGGTACCTGCCCCAGCTGGCGGTCGAGCTCCTCCTCCCGCTGACCGGCGCGGCGGCGGCCCCGGCCGGTCGACGCCCGACCGGCACACCCGTCGCCACCTGCTATCGCGACCGCATGGACGACCTCGATCGCCGGGTCGCCACGGTGAAACGGCTGCTCTGCGTCGGGGTGCGCCGGTGCGAGGCCGGTGGGGACGCAGACCGCGTCGCGCGGGAGCTGTCCCGGGTCGCCGGTCGTGCGGTGGCCGTGTGCCTCGAGGAGTCGACGTGCTCCACGCCCCGATGCAGGCGGTGA
- a CDS encoding LysE family translocator, which translates to MDQLWAFAALALVLSVTPGPDDALVLSSCLRGGPRLAAATALGVAAGSLLWGAAAAVGLAAVVSRSPGVYGCLRIAGAAYLVVLGGAILRAQASGRRPSGDRGEVPHRRSGGAGAAFAAGLASDVLNPKIGVFYLAVLPQFIPAGEPVLGYTMLLCSVDVAVAMVWFAALTGLAQAAVGWCRRPAVVLWSQRLMGAALIGVGTSVALPL; encoded by the coding sequence GTGGACCAGCTGTGGGCGTTCGCGGCGTTGGCGCTGGTCCTGTCGGTGACCCCCGGTCCCGATGACGCGCTGGTGCTGAGCAGCTGCCTGCGTGGCGGCCCCAGGCTGGCGGCGGCGACGGCCCTGGGAGTCGCGGCCGGATCGCTGTTGTGGGGAGCCGCGGCCGCGGTCGGCCTGGCCGCCGTCGTCTCGCGGTCCCCGGGCGTGTACGGCTGCCTGCGGATCGCCGGTGCGGCGTACCTGGTCGTCCTGGGCGGTGCGATCCTGCGCGCGCAGGCGTCCGGACGGCGGCCATCGGGTGACCGTGGCGAGGTGCCCCACCGGCGGTCCGGGGGAGCGGGTGCGGCGTTCGCCGCCGGGCTGGCCAGCGACGTGCTGAACCCGAAGATCGGCGTCTTCTACCTGGCCGTCCTGCCCCAGTTCATCCCGGCCGGTGAGCCCGTCCTCGGGTACACGATGCTGCTGTGCTCCGTCGACGTCGCGGTGGCGATGGTCTGGTTCGCCGCCCTCACCGGGCTCGCGCAGGCCGCGGTCGGCTGGTGTCGCCGACCGGCCGTCGTCCTGTGGAGCCAGCGGCTCATGGGCGCCGCCCTGATCGGCGTCGGCACCTCGGTCGCCCTGCCGCTGTAG
- a CDS encoding peroxidase family protein — MLTNLRHGDHVAGDDVSSVDPTSRAEDSIEWARVKRTSTPFRYMFDDLQDIYPEAHLPIEPAAAVVASLKALGTAMVEQPGDAATADSTIPPILTYWGQFVDHDLTANTDRNDDVSITDLPLEPLQPEKVERDLRNLREPRLNLDSVYGNGPQFSGQPDQVPYDGDRLRIGRTTAAHPPGNVAIKADDAHDLYRVAQKAQIGDGRNDENLVIAQLHLSFLKFHNAVLDWFAANPDHKVTGDGSFARARQLVEWHYQWITVHDFLERIADSTVVDDVLNSDEHLFKVDKDTPTDEVFMPLEFSIAAYRFGHSMVRGAYDWNENFGFPGDRSPSSSFALLFRFTGNGGFFGNPTLPDNWPAQFERLTGSAATPPGAVEPTPPRFARKIDTHLAPPLADLSNEGSTETADRIKRILRRLAVRNLLRGYRLAIPTGQAVARSLGIPPLTRAQLLSAQDGQAPSPVDDALVDGAFLESTPLWFYVLREAEVIGDGERLGPVGSRIVAETIIGQLRADPTSFLNQGWNPTLGVSTGPGSDDVVDSIITFLRFAGMHP; from the coding sequence GTGCTGACCAACTTGCGGCACGGTGACCACGTCGCCGGGGACGACGTGAGCAGCGTCGATCCCACGAGCCGCGCCGAGGACAGCATCGAATGGGCGAGGGTCAAGCGGACCTCCACGCCGTTCCGGTACATGTTCGACGACCTGCAGGACATCTACCCCGAGGCGCACCTGCCGATCGAGCCCGCCGCGGCCGTCGTCGCGTCGCTGAAGGCGCTCGGCACGGCCATGGTCGAGCAGCCCGGGGACGCGGCCACCGCGGACTCGACCATCCCGCCGATCCTCACGTACTGGGGCCAGTTCGTCGACCACGACCTGACGGCCAACACCGACCGCAACGACGACGTCAGCATCACCGACCTGCCACTGGAACCGCTGCAGCCCGAGAAGGTGGAGCGCGACCTGCGCAACCTGCGCGAGCCCCGCCTCAACCTGGACTCGGTCTACGGCAACGGGCCTCAGTTCTCTGGGCAGCCCGACCAGGTCCCCTATGACGGGGACCGCCTGCGGATCGGCAGGACCACGGCCGCGCACCCGCCGGGCAACGTGGCCATCAAGGCCGACGACGCCCACGACCTGTACCGGGTCGCGCAGAAGGCGCAGATCGGTGACGGCCGCAACGACGAGAACCTCGTCATCGCCCAGCTGCACCTCAGCTTCCTGAAGTTCCACAACGCCGTCCTGGACTGGTTCGCCGCCAACCCGGACCACAAGGTCACCGGCGACGGGAGCTTCGCGCGGGCGCGGCAGCTGGTCGAGTGGCACTACCAGTGGATCACCGTCCACGACTTCCTCGAGCGGATCGCGGACAGCACCGTCGTGGACGACGTGCTCAACTCCGACGAGCACCTCTTCAAGGTGGACAAGGACACCCCGACCGACGAGGTGTTCATGCCGCTGGAGTTCTCGATCGCCGCCTACCGGTTCGGGCACAGCATGGTCCGCGGCGCGTACGACTGGAACGAGAACTTCGGCTTCCCGGGTGACCGGTCGCCCTCGTCGTCGTTCGCCCTGCTCTTCCGGTTCACCGGCAACGGCGGCTTCTTCGGCAACCCCACCCTGCCGGACAACTGGCCGGCGCAGTTCGAACGGCTCACCGGGTCAGCGGCGACGCCCCCCGGCGCGGTGGAGCCCACGCCGCCGCGATTCGCCCGCAAGATCGACACCCATCTCGCGCCGCCGCTGGCGGACCTGTCCAACGAGGGCAGCACCGAGACGGCCGACCGGATCAAGCGGATCCTCCGGCGGCTCGCCGTCCGCAACCTGCTCCGCGGATACCGCCTCGCGATCCCGACCGGCCAGGCGGTGGCCCGCTCGCTCGGCATCCCGCCGCTGACCAGGGCGCAGCTGCTCTCCGCGCAGGACGGCCAGGCACCGAGCCCGGTCGACGACGCCCTGGTCGACGGTGCGTTCCTCGAGTCCACGCCGCTGTGGTTCTACGTGCTCCGGGAGGCGGAGGTGATCGGCGACGGCGAACGCCTCGGCCCGGTCGGCAGCCGGATCGTGGCCGAGACGATCATCGGCCAGCTGCGCGCGGACCCGACGTCGTTCCTCAACCAGGGCTGGAACCCGACTCTGGGCGTCAGCACCGGCCCGGGCAGCGACGACGTCGTGGACTCCATCATCACGTTCCTCCGGTTCGCCGGCATGCACCCCTGA
- a CDS encoding S8 family peptidase, protein MDPDDRQATPGSVEKGNLVVASEHVGSVLTALHELGVYFAPVADSVDLGLTLLDVPDEVLAAEKVVSHLREKERQTDAGGRAAKAAVQQIEAAGATGLDAFLRGLRAVFAGRYQGWTPTLGKNRLLGNVEGGGGHISHAVADPAVSGWKPDPELRGTEPGLGVRVGVLDTSIGPQSWLTGGWVGPAADRLQLQPPYPALAGHGTFVTGLVLRQAPGCVVEFRRVLSDRDGTASSWAVATKIVELGRAGVDVLNLSLGCFTEDGQPPLVLATAIDRLDPDIVVVAAAGNHGNVNHTRIGPPPEDHPGPHLTVDDERRPNWPAALDDVIAVGAARDDGSLAPFTPRDVPWMDVVSNGVEVSSTYPENAVVPPPEGQPDARFQGFVSWSGSSFAAALVSGAIAARTKPGSVSARRAWQQLLEEHAPATATKASAPDPPFLPLLDAPGGQVGT, encoded by the coding sequence ATGGACCCGGACGATCGCCAGGCGACGCCTGGCTCGGTGGAGAAGGGCAACCTCGTCGTCGCCTCCGAGCATGTCGGGTCCGTGCTCACTGCGCTGCACGAACTCGGCGTCTACTTCGCCCCCGTGGCGGACAGCGTGGACCTCGGCCTCACGCTCCTGGACGTCCCCGACGAGGTCCTGGCGGCGGAGAAGGTGGTCTCGCATCTCCGGGAGAAGGAGAGGCAGACCGACGCAGGAGGTCGGGCCGCGAAGGCCGCCGTGCAGCAGATCGAAGCCGCCGGCGCGACCGGCCTGGACGCTTTCCTGCGGGGGCTGCGCGCCGTCTTCGCCGGGCGCTACCAGGGGTGGACGCCCACGCTGGGCAAGAACCGGCTCCTCGGGAACGTGGAGGGCGGTGGTGGGCACATCTCGCACGCCGTGGCCGACCCCGCGGTGTCCGGCTGGAAGCCGGACCCGGAACTCCGCGGGACGGAGCCCGGTCTGGGCGTACGGGTCGGGGTGCTGGACACGTCGATCGGCCCTCAGTCCTGGCTCACCGGTGGCTGGGTCGGCCCGGCCGCGGACCGCCTGCAGCTGCAGCCCCCGTATCCGGCTCTGGCCGGGCACGGCACCTTCGTCACGGGGTTGGTGCTGCGCCAGGCACCCGGCTGCGTCGTCGAGTTCCGCCGGGTCCTGAGCGACCGCGACGGGACGGCCTCGTCGTGGGCGGTCGCCACGAAGATCGTGGAACTCGGTCGCGCCGGGGTGGACGTGCTCAACCTGTCGCTCGGCTGCTTCACCGAGGACGGCCAGCCGCCGCTGGTGCTCGCCACCGCGATCGACCGCCTGGACCCCGACATCGTCGTCGTGGCCGCCGCCGGCAACCACGGCAACGTCAACCACACTCGGATCGGCCCGCCTCCCGAGGACCATCCCGGCCCCCACCTGACCGTCGACGACGAACGCAGACCGAACTGGCCGGCGGCACTGGACGACGTCATCGCGGTCGGCGCCGCCCGGGACGACGGATCCCTCGCCCCGTTCACGCCGAGGGACGTCCCGTGGATGGACGTCGTGTCGAACGGAGTGGAGGTGTCGAGCACCTATCCGGAGAACGCCGTCGTGCCTCCGCCGGAGGGACAGCCGGACGCACGGTTCCAGGGCTTCGTCAGCTGGTCCGGCAGCTCCTTCGCCGCCGCGCTCGTCAGCGGGGCCATCGCCGCCCGGACGAAGCCGGGATCGGTGTCCGCGCGGCGCGCCTGGCAGCAGCTCCTCGAGGAGCATGCCCCCGCGACGGCCACGAAGGCGTCGGCGCCCGACCCGCCGTTCCTCCCACTCCTCGACGCTCCCGGTGGGCAGGTCGGGACGTAG
- a CDS encoding CHAT domain-containing protein: MTPVRELPTDHTPVLEPDLAAAADQALQWARLRPTQARAMGESVLGPARRSGAWDVVSKVERALGVAAMNLSEIEAALTHLRAAVAAGRRAGSRSAVGQARMSLAAALVLRGQSGRALREMEAALPDLEGVEAIRARVQAAAILQELGRDDAALDELRRVLPALRQAGEVEWAARALSNRSLIHTGRRAFAAAEADLLDARRLCLDHDLDLLAAFAEQNLGWVRACRGDVPSSLRHYDAADARYRRLGLVEPSLLVDRAEVLLSVRLLTEARATAQAAVDAYRQQKRDVHLPEAQLLLSTVALVQGDTVTAGESAAAAVRGFRRLRRTSSVALARYACLQAEVATDLTRVDPTRAAHVADELAAVGWRIPALEARVLAGRVALDQGRRATAARHLSMASRARLAGRADARARAWLAEALLRRADGRRSAALAALRAGLRVVEDHQATLGATELRAHVSLLRGALARWGLRMALEDQDPRRVLWWAERGRASALLTRPAQPPENQELAGDLADLRSTMAEIEETRAAGGSDEALVARQVLLERRVRDRCRTLNAAAGDQPQRLRQSVAEVIAPLGDAALVEYVEVDGQVHAVTVAGGRVRLHALGSADAIPQALTHVPFALHRLAERRVDRVGREAAAGAVLRRAATAVDDLLLRPLQREVGDRPLVVVPIGALQSLPWSLLPSCRGRSTTVSPSATIWHQAVTRPPPAAPASVVVVAGPGLPGAAAEAATVAQLHPGSTLLSGRAATVPEVTARVDGAALLHLAAHGNVRSDNPLFSSVTLADGPLTVYELERLTRAPHHVVLAACDTGRPSVVAGEETLGFAAALLGGGTATLVAPVVPVPDAATVPLMRAYHEGLRAGHPPAQALAAAQCGLDPADTVSWAAAAAFICVGAG, encoded by the coding sequence GTGACTCCCGTCCGTGAGCTCCCCACGGACCACACGCCCGTCCTCGAGCCGGACCTGGCGGCCGCGGCGGACCAGGCGCTCCAGTGGGCCCGGCTCCGGCCCACGCAGGCGCGGGCGATGGGGGAGTCGGTCCTCGGACCGGCCCGGCGCAGCGGTGCGTGGGACGTGGTGAGCAAGGTCGAGCGGGCCCTGGGCGTCGCGGCGATGAACCTCAGCGAGATCGAGGCCGCGCTCACCCATCTCCGCGCCGCCGTCGCGGCCGGCCGCCGGGCCGGCTCCCGGTCTGCGGTCGGCCAGGCGCGGATGAGCCTGGCCGCCGCGCTGGTCCTGCGCGGGCAGTCCGGCCGAGCGCTGCGCGAGATGGAGGCGGCGCTGCCGGACCTGGAGGGGGTGGAGGCGATCCGGGCGCGGGTCCAGGCGGCCGCGATCCTGCAGGAGCTCGGCCGGGACGACGCCGCGCTCGACGAGCTGCGCCGCGTCCTGCCGGCCCTCCGGCAGGCCGGGGAGGTGGAGTGGGCCGCCCGCGCGCTGTCCAACCGCAGCCTGATCCACACCGGCCGCCGGGCCTTCGCCGCCGCCGAGGCGGACCTGCTGGACGCACGCCGGTTGTGCCTCGACCACGACCTGGACCTCCTGGCCGCCTTCGCCGAGCAGAACCTCGGCTGGGTCAGGGCCTGCCGCGGCGACGTGCCCTCCTCGCTGCGGCACTACGACGCCGCGGACGCGCGCTACCGGAGGCTCGGGCTGGTCGAGCCGTCGTTGCTGGTCGATCGCGCGGAGGTGTTGCTGTCCGTGCGGCTCCTGACCGAGGCGCGGGCCACCGCGCAGGCGGCCGTGGACGCCTACCGGCAGCAGAAGCGCGACGTCCACCTCCCCGAGGCGCAGCTGCTGTTGTCGACGGTCGCCCTGGTCCAGGGAGACACCGTCACCGCGGGGGAGAGCGCCGCGGCGGCCGTCCGGGGCTTCCGCCGACTGCGCCGCACGAGCTCGGTGGCGCTGGCTCGGTATGCCTGCCTGCAGGCCGAGGTGGCGACCGACCTGACCCGGGTGGACCCGACCCGTGCGGCGCACGTCGCCGACGAGCTGGCGGCAGTCGGCTGGAGGATCCCCGCCCTAGAGGCCCGGGTCCTGGCGGGCCGGGTCGCGCTCGACCAGGGGCGGCGCGCGACGGCGGCGCGGCACCTGTCGATGGCGAGCCGCGCGCGGCTCGCCGGCCGGGCGGACGCCCGCGCCCGGGCCTGGCTGGCCGAGGCGCTCCTCCGCCGGGCCGACGGGCGGCGGAGCGCCGCGCTCGCCGCCCTGCGGGCCGGGCTGCGGGTCGTCGAGGACCACCAGGCGACCCTGGGAGCCACCGAACTGAGAGCGCACGTGAGCCTGCTGCGGGGCGCACTGGCCCGGTGGGGACTGCGCATGGCGCTGGAGGACCAGGATCCCCGGCGGGTGCTCTGGTGGGCGGAACGGGGACGCGCCAGTGCGTTGCTGACCCGCCCCGCCCAGCCACCGGAGAACCAGGAGCTGGCCGGTGACCTGGCGGACCTGCGTTCGACGATGGCCGAGATCGAGGAGACCCGTGCGGCGGGCGGCTCCGACGAGGCCCTGGTCGCGCGCCAGGTCCTGCTGGAGCGCCGCGTCCGGGACCGCTGCCGGACGTTGAACGCGGCGGCCGGCGACCAGCCCCAGAGGCTGCGGCAGTCCGTGGCCGAGGTGATCGCGCCCCTGGGCGACGCGGCACTGGTCGAGTACGTCGAGGTGGACGGGCAGGTCCACGCCGTGACGGTGGCCGGTGGGCGCGTCCGCCTCCACGCACTGGGGTCGGCGGACGCCATCCCCCAGGCACTGACGCACGTGCCGTTCGCGCTCCACCGGCTGGCCGAGCGCCGGGTGGACCGGGTCGGTCGGGAGGCGGCCGCCGGGGCCGTCCTGCGGCGCGCGGCCACTGCCGTCGACGACCTGCTGCTCCGCCCGTTGCAGCGCGAGGTGGGTGATCGCCCGTTGGTCGTGGTGCCGATCGGAGCCCTGCAGTCGCTCCCGTGGTCCCTGCTGCCGTCGTGCCGGGGCCGGTCCACCACGGTGAGCCCCTCGGCCACGATCTGGCACCAGGCGGTCACCCGCCCGCCGCCCGCTGCTCCGGCGTCCGTGGTCGTGGTCGCCGGGCCCGGCCTCCCCGGGGCAGCGGCCGAGGCGGCCACGGTCGCGCAGCTCCACCCGGGCTCCACGCTGCTGTCGGGGCGGGCCGCGACCGTCCCGGAGGTGACCGCCCGCGTGGACGGTGCCGCCCTCCTGCACCTGGCGGCGCACGGGAACGTGCGGTCGGACAACCCCCTGTTCTCGTCCGTGACGCTCGCCGACGGTCCGTTGACCGTCTACGAGCTCGAGCGCCTGACCCGCGCCCCCCACCACGTCGTCCTCGCCGCGTGCGACACCGGCCGGCCGTCCGTGGTCGCCGGTGAGGAGACCCTCGGCTTCGCGGCCGCGCTGCTCGGAGGCGGCACGGCCACCCTGGTCGCGCCGGTCGTGCCCGTGCCCGACGCCGCCACCGTGCCCCTCATGCGGGCCTACCACGAGGGGCTGCGGGCGGGGCACCCGCCGGCCCAGGCGCTGGCGGCCGCCCAGTGCGGGCTCGACCCAGCGGACACCGTGTCGTGGGCGGCCGCCGCGGCGTTCATCTGCGTCGGCGCGGGTTAG